A single Nicotiana tabacum cultivar K326 chromosome 5, ASM71507v2, whole genome shotgun sequence DNA region contains:
- the LOC107828672 gene encoding 70 kDa peptidyl-prolyl isomerase isoform X3: MAACNSDKSNKVNFETEIQELPETVIGKEGLTKKILQKGNSWKTPLPGDEIQVHYSVKLEDGEIFDSSHDKGKPFEFKLGQGEVIKGWDEGIATMKRSERAIFIIPPNLAYGETGSPPLIPPNSTLVFDIELVSWNSVRDITGDGGILKKIIKEGEGWATPKDVDEALVKYVASSADGKTLSRSDDGVEFSLLDDYLCPAMKKSVKTMRKGEIAELTVKPTYCFDGVENGMQPNLNLNIHLELISWKTVVDVTGDKKVLKKLIKVGEGYDRPNEGSLVKVVYIGKLQDGTVFDRKGSDDEPLEYACLEGKFSESLDRAIMTMRKGEEAIVTISSDYCQVEEVSTADFVVYEIKLVDFNKFLDSYRRNHFGRWTQKRKLKHVIKLRTKEMYYSKMASFNVHQGSMTRNALKFIQFDHSFNDNEKCQSNTLRFSCYLNNAACKLKIADHQEASKLCSKVIEYDPCNVKALFRRAQAYLRINELEKAEIDIRKALKLDPNNRDVKLVYKELKAKQKQYTQHEVEIFSTMLSRLA; this comes from the exons ATGGCAGCTTGTAATTCTGATAAAAGTAACAAAGTGAATTTTGAaacagaaattcaagaattaccaGAGACAGTCATTGGGAAAGAAGGCTTGACAAAAAAGATTCTTCAAAAGGGTAATTCTTGGAAGACACCATTACCTGGTGATGAAATCCAAG TTCATTATAGTGTGAAACTAGAAGATGGGGAGATTTTTGATTCTAGCCATGACAAAGGAAAACCTTTTGAATTCAAGCTAGGACAAG GTGAAGTTATTAAAGGATGGGATGAAGGAATTGCTACAATGAAAAGGAGTGAAAGAGCAATATTCATAATTCCACCAAATTTGGCATATGGAGAAACTGGTTCTCCTCCTCTAATTCCTCCCAATTCAACACTTGTTTTTGACATAGAATTGGTCTCTTGGAATTCAGTTAGAGATATCACTGGAGATGGAGGaatattgaagaaaataataaaagaaggtGAAGGGTGGGCTACACCTAAAGATGTAGATGAAGCATTAG TGAAGTATGTAGCAAGCTCTGCGGATGGAAAAACTCTGTCAAGATCTGATGATGGTGTGGAGTTTTCTTTATTGGATg ATTACCTTTGTCCAGCCATGAAGAAATCTGTAAAGACAATGAGAAAAGGAGAAATAGCTGAGTTAACTGTGAAACCAACTT ATTGTTTTGATGGTGTTGAAAATGGAATGCAACCAAATTTGAATTTGAACATTCATCTTGAGCTGATTTCATGGAAAACTGTTGTTGATGTTACTGGAGATAAGAAGGTTCTTAAGAAGTTAATTAAGGTTGGTGAAGGCTATGATCGTCCTAATGAAGGATCCCTTGTAAAAG TGGTTTATATTGGAAAGCTACAAGATGGGACTGTATTTGACAGGAAAGGATCAGATGATGAACCCCTTGAATATGCATGTTTAGAAG GGAAATTCAGTGAGAGTTTAGATAGAGCTATCATGACtatgagaaaaggagaagaagcaATAGTTACAATCAGCTCGGACTATTGTCAAGTAGAAGAAGTATCTACTGCAGACTTTGTGGTTTATGAGATCAAATTGGTTGATTTCAACAAG TTTCTTGATTCATACAGGAGAAACCATTTTGGAAGATGGACACAAAAGAGAAAATTGAAGCATGTGATAAAACTAAGAACGAAGGAAATGTACTATTCAAAGATGGCAAGTTTCAATGTGCATCAAGGAAGTATGACAAGGAAT GCATTGAAATTCATCCAGTTTGATCACTCGTTCAACGACAATGAAAAGTGCCAATCAAATACTTTGCGATTTTCGTGTTATTTGAATAATGCTGCTTGTAAGTTGAAGATTGCAGATCATCAAGAAGCCTCAAAACTATGTAGCAAG GTTATAGAGTATGATCCTTGCAATGTCAAAGCTCTTTTTAGAAGGGCTCAAGCATACCTGAGAATCAATGAATTGGAAAAGGCTGAAATTGATATTAGGAAAGCTCTTAAACTTGATCCAAACAACAG AGATGTGAAGCTCGTGTACAAGGAGCTGAAGGCTAAGCAGAAGCAATATACACAACATGAGGTTGAAATATTTAGCACCATGCTTTCAAGGTTGGCCTAG
- the LOC107828672 gene encoding 70 kDa peptidyl-prolyl isomerase isoform X5 has product MAACNSDKSNKVNFETEIQELPETVIGKEGLTKKILQKGNSWKTPLPGDEIQVHYSVKLEDGEIFDSSHDKGKPFEFKLGQGEVIKGWDEGIATMKRSERAIFIIPPNLAYGETGSPPLIPPNSTLVFDIELVSWNSVRDITGDGGILKKIIKEGEGWATPKDVDEALVKYVASSADGKTLSRSDDGVEFSLLDDYLCPAMKKSVKTMRKGEIAELTVKPTYCFDGVENGMQPNLNLNIHLELISWKTVVDVTGDKKVLKKLIKVGEGYDRPNEGSLVKVVYIGKLQDGTVFDRKGSDDEPLEYACLEGKFSESLDRAIMTMRKGEEAIVTISSDYCQVEEVSTADFVVYEIKLVDFNKEKPFWKMDTKEKIEACDKTKNEGNVLFKDGKFQCASRKYDKALKFIQFDHSFNDNEKCQSNTLRFSCYLNNAACKLKIADHQEASKLCSKVIEYDPCNVKALFRRAQAYLRINELEKAEIDIRKALKLDPNNSRDVKLVYKELKAKQKQYTQHEVEIFSTMLSRLA; this is encoded by the exons ATGGCAGCTTGTAATTCTGATAAAAGTAACAAAGTGAATTTTGAaacagaaattcaagaattaccaGAGACAGTCATTGGGAAAGAAGGCTTGACAAAAAAGATTCTTCAAAAGGGTAATTCTTGGAAGACACCATTACCTGGTGATGAAATCCAAG TTCATTATAGTGTGAAACTAGAAGATGGGGAGATTTTTGATTCTAGCCATGACAAAGGAAAACCTTTTGAATTCAAGCTAGGACAAG GTGAAGTTATTAAAGGATGGGATGAAGGAATTGCTACAATGAAAAGGAGTGAAAGAGCAATATTCATAATTCCACCAAATTTGGCATATGGAGAAACTGGTTCTCCTCCTCTAATTCCTCCCAATTCAACACTTGTTTTTGACATAGAATTGGTCTCTTGGAATTCAGTTAGAGATATCACTGGAGATGGAGGaatattgaagaaaataataaaagaaggtGAAGGGTGGGCTACACCTAAAGATGTAGATGAAGCATTAG TGAAGTATGTAGCAAGCTCTGCGGATGGAAAAACTCTGTCAAGATCTGATGATGGTGTGGAGTTTTCTTTATTGGATg ATTACCTTTGTCCAGCCATGAAGAAATCTGTAAAGACAATGAGAAAAGGAGAAATAGCTGAGTTAACTGTGAAACCAACTT ATTGTTTTGATGGTGTTGAAAATGGAATGCAACCAAATTTGAATTTGAACATTCATCTTGAGCTGATTTCATGGAAAACTGTTGTTGATGTTACTGGAGATAAGAAGGTTCTTAAGAAGTTAATTAAGGTTGGTGAAGGCTATGATCGTCCTAATGAAGGATCCCTTGTAAAAG TGGTTTATATTGGAAAGCTACAAGATGGGACTGTATTTGACAGGAAAGGATCAGATGATGAACCCCTTGAATATGCATGTTTAGAAG GGAAATTCAGTGAGAGTTTAGATAGAGCTATCATGACtatgagaaaaggagaagaagcaATAGTTACAATCAGCTCGGACTATTGTCAAGTAGAAGAAGTATCTACTGCAGACTTTGTGGTTTATGAGATCAAATTGGTTGATTTCAACAAG GAGAAACCATTTTGGAAGATGGACACAAAAGAGAAAATTGAAGCATGTGATAAAACTAAGAACGAAGGAAATGTACTATTCAAAGATGGCAAGTTTCAATGTGCATCAAGGAAGTATGACA AGGCATTGAAATTCATCCAGTTTGATCACTCGTTCAACGACAATGAAAAGTGCCAATCAAATACTTTGCGATTTTCGTGTTATTTGAATAATGCTGCTTGTAAGTTGAAGATTGCAGATCATCAAGAAGCCTCAAAACTATGTAGCAAG GTTATAGAGTATGATCCTTGCAATGTCAAAGCTCTTTTTAGAAGGGCTCAAGCATACCTGAGAATCAATGAATTGGAAAAGGCTGAAATTGATATTAGGAAAGCTCTTAAACTTGATCCAAACAACAG CAGAGATGTGAAGCTCGTGTACAAGGAGCTGAAGGCTAAGCAGAAGCAATATACACAACATGAGGTTGAAATATTTAGCACCATGCTTTCAAGGTTGGCCTAG
- the LOC107828672 gene encoding 70 kDa peptidyl-prolyl isomerase isoform X6, protein MAACNSDKSNKVNFETEIQELPETVIGKEGLTKKILQKGNSWKTPLPGDEIQVHYSVKLEDGEIFDSSHDKGKPFEFKLGQGEVIKGWDEGIATMKRSERAIFIIPPNLAYGETGSPPLIPPNSTLVFDIELVSWNSVRDITGDGGILKKIIKEGEGWATPKDVDEALVKYVASSADGKTLSRSDDGVEFSLLDDYLCPAMKKSVKTMRKGEIAELTVKPTYCFDGVENGMQPNLNLNIHLELISWKTVVDVTGDKKVLKKLIKVGEGYDRPNEGSLVKVVYIGKLQDGTVFDRKGSDDEPLEYACLEGKFSESLDRAIMTMRKGEEAIVTISSDYCQVEEVSTADFVVYEIKLVDFNKEKPFWKMDTKEKIEACDKTKNEGNVLFKDGKFQCASRKYDKALKFIQFDHSFNDNEKCQSNTLRFSCYLNNAACKLKIADHQEASKLCSKVIEYDPCNVKALFRRAQAYLRINELEKAEIDIRKALKLDPNNRDVKLVYKELKAKQKQYTQHEVEIFSTMLSRLA, encoded by the exons ATGGCAGCTTGTAATTCTGATAAAAGTAACAAAGTGAATTTTGAaacagaaattcaagaattaccaGAGACAGTCATTGGGAAAGAAGGCTTGACAAAAAAGATTCTTCAAAAGGGTAATTCTTGGAAGACACCATTACCTGGTGATGAAATCCAAG TTCATTATAGTGTGAAACTAGAAGATGGGGAGATTTTTGATTCTAGCCATGACAAAGGAAAACCTTTTGAATTCAAGCTAGGACAAG GTGAAGTTATTAAAGGATGGGATGAAGGAATTGCTACAATGAAAAGGAGTGAAAGAGCAATATTCATAATTCCACCAAATTTGGCATATGGAGAAACTGGTTCTCCTCCTCTAATTCCTCCCAATTCAACACTTGTTTTTGACATAGAATTGGTCTCTTGGAATTCAGTTAGAGATATCACTGGAGATGGAGGaatattgaagaaaataataaaagaaggtGAAGGGTGGGCTACACCTAAAGATGTAGATGAAGCATTAG TGAAGTATGTAGCAAGCTCTGCGGATGGAAAAACTCTGTCAAGATCTGATGATGGTGTGGAGTTTTCTTTATTGGATg ATTACCTTTGTCCAGCCATGAAGAAATCTGTAAAGACAATGAGAAAAGGAGAAATAGCTGAGTTAACTGTGAAACCAACTT ATTGTTTTGATGGTGTTGAAAATGGAATGCAACCAAATTTGAATTTGAACATTCATCTTGAGCTGATTTCATGGAAAACTGTTGTTGATGTTACTGGAGATAAGAAGGTTCTTAAGAAGTTAATTAAGGTTGGTGAAGGCTATGATCGTCCTAATGAAGGATCCCTTGTAAAAG TGGTTTATATTGGAAAGCTACAAGATGGGACTGTATTTGACAGGAAAGGATCAGATGATGAACCCCTTGAATATGCATGTTTAGAAG GGAAATTCAGTGAGAGTTTAGATAGAGCTATCATGACtatgagaaaaggagaagaagcaATAGTTACAATCAGCTCGGACTATTGTCAAGTAGAAGAAGTATCTACTGCAGACTTTGTGGTTTATGAGATCAAATTGGTTGATTTCAACAAG GAGAAACCATTTTGGAAGATGGACACAAAAGAGAAAATTGAAGCATGTGATAAAACTAAGAACGAAGGAAATGTACTATTCAAAGATGGCAAGTTTCAATGTGCATCAAGGAAGTATGACA AGGCATTGAAATTCATCCAGTTTGATCACTCGTTCAACGACAATGAAAAGTGCCAATCAAATACTTTGCGATTTTCGTGTTATTTGAATAATGCTGCTTGTAAGTTGAAGATTGCAGATCATCAAGAAGCCTCAAAACTATGTAGCAAG GTTATAGAGTATGATCCTTGCAATGTCAAAGCTCTTTTTAGAAGGGCTCAAGCATACCTGAGAATCAATGAATTGGAAAAGGCTGAAATTGATATTAGGAAAGCTCTTAAACTTGATCCAAACAACAG AGATGTGAAGCTCGTGTACAAGGAGCTGAAGGCTAAGCAGAAGCAATATACACAACATGAGGTTGAAATATTTAGCACCATGCTTTCAAGGTTGGCCTAG
- the LOC107828672 gene encoding 70 kDa peptidyl-prolyl isomerase isoform X1 — MAACNSDKSNKVNFETEIQELPETVIGKEGLTKKILQKGNSWKTPLPGDEIQVHYSVKLEDGEIFDSSHDKGKPFEFKLGQGEVIKGWDEGIATMKRSERAIFIIPPNLAYGETGSPPLIPPNSTLVFDIELVSWNSVRDITGDGGILKKIIKEGEGWATPKDVDEALVKYVASSADGKTLSRSDDGVEFSLLDDYLCPAMKKSVKTMRKGEIAELTVKPTYCFDGVENGMQPNLNLNIHLELISWKTVVDVTGDKKVLKKLIKVGEGYDRPNEGSLVKVVYIGKLQDGTVFDRKGSDDEPLEYACLEGKFSESLDRAIMTMRKGEEAIVTISSDYCQVEEVSTADFVVYEIKLVDFNKFLDSYRRNHFGRWTQKRKLKHVIKLRTKEMYYSKMASFNVHQGSMTRNALKFIQFDHSFNDNEKCQSNTLRFSCYLNNAACKLKIADHQEASKLCSKVIEYDPCNVKALFRRAQAYLRINELEKAEIDIRKALKLDPNNSRDVKLVYKELKAKQKQYTQHEVEIFSTMLSRLA, encoded by the exons ATGGCAGCTTGTAATTCTGATAAAAGTAACAAAGTGAATTTTGAaacagaaattcaagaattaccaGAGACAGTCATTGGGAAAGAAGGCTTGACAAAAAAGATTCTTCAAAAGGGTAATTCTTGGAAGACACCATTACCTGGTGATGAAATCCAAG TTCATTATAGTGTGAAACTAGAAGATGGGGAGATTTTTGATTCTAGCCATGACAAAGGAAAACCTTTTGAATTCAAGCTAGGACAAG GTGAAGTTATTAAAGGATGGGATGAAGGAATTGCTACAATGAAAAGGAGTGAAAGAGCAATATTCATAATTCCACCAAATTTGGCATATGGAGAAACTGGTTCTCCTCCTCTAATTCCTCCCAATTCAACACTTGTTTTTGACATAGAATTGGTCTCTTGGAATTCAGTTAGAGATATCACTGGAGATGGAGGaatattgaagaaaataataaaagaaggtGAAGGGTGGGCTACACCTAAAGATGTAGATGAAGCATTAG TGAAGTATGTAGCAAGCTCTGCGGATGGAAAAACTCTGTCAAGATCTGATGATGGTGTGGAGTTTTCTTTATTGGATg ATTACCTTTGTCCAGCCATGAAGAAATCTGTAAAGACAATGAGAAAAGGAGAAATAGCTGAGTTAACTGTGAAACCAACTT ATTGTTTTGATGGTGTTGAAAATGGAATGCAACCAAATTTGAATTTGAACATTCATCTTGAGCTGATTTCATGGAAAACTGTTGTTGATGTTACTGGAGATAAGAAGGTTCTTAAGAAGTTAATTAAGGTTGGTGAAGGCTATGATCGTCCTAATGAAGGATCCCTTGTAAAAG TGGTTTATATTGGAAAGCTACAAGATGGGACTGTATTTGACAGGAAAGGATCAGATGATGAACCCCTTGAATATGCATGTTTAGAAG GGAAATTCAGTGAGAGTTTAGATAGAGCTATCATGACtatgagaaaaggagaagaagcaATAGTTACAATCAGCTCGGACTATTGTCAAGTAGAAGAAGTATCTACTGCAGACTTTGTGGTTTATGAGATCAAATTGGTTGATTTCAACAAG TTTCTTGATTCATACAGGAGAAACCATTTTGGAAGATGGACACAAAAGAGAAAATTGAAGCATGTGATAAAACTAAGAACGAAGGAAATGTACTATTCAAAGATGGCAAGTTTCAATGTGCATCAAGGAAGTATGACAAGGAAT GCATTGAAATTCATCCAGTTTGATCACTCGTTCAACGACAATGAAAAGTGCCAATCAAATACTTTGCGATTTTCGTGTTATTTGAATAATGCTGCTTGTAAGTTGAAGATTGCAGATCATCAAGAAGCCTCAAAACTATGTAGCAAG GTTATAGAGTATGATCCTTGCAATGTCAAAGCTCTTTTTAGAAGGGCTCAAGCATACCTGAGAATCAATGAATTGGAAAAGGCTGAAATTGATATTAGGAAAGCTCTTAAACTTGATCCAAACAACAG CAGAGATGTGAAGCTCGTGTACAAGGAGCTGAAGGCTAAGCAGAAGCAATATACACAACATGAGGTTGAAATATTTAGCACCATGCTTTCAAGGTTGGCCTAG
- the LOC107828672 gene encoding 70 kDa peptidyl-prolyl isomerase isoform X2 gives MAACNSDKSNKVNFETEIQELPETVIGKEGLTKKILQKGNSWKTPLPGDEIQVHYSVKLEDGEIFDSSHDKGKPFEFKLGQGEVIKGWDEGIATMKRSERAIFIIPPNLAYGETGSPPLIPPNSTLVFDIELVSWNSVRDITGDGGILKKIIKEGEGWATPKDVDEALVKYVASSADGKTLSRSDDGVEFSLLDDYLCPAMKKSVKTMRKGEIAELTVKPTYCFDGVENGMQPNLNLNIHLELISWKTVVDVTGDKKVLKKLIKVGEGYDRPNEGSLVKVVYIGKLQDGTVFDRKGSDDEPLEYACLEGKFSESLDRAIMTMRKGEEAIVTISSDYCQVEEVSTADFVVYEIKLVDFNKVYFTRKRNHFGRWTQKRKLKHVIKLRTKEMYYSKMASFNVHQGSMTRNALKFIQFDHSFNDNEKCQSNTLRFSCYLNNAACKLKIADHQEASKLCSKVIEYDPCNVKALFRRAQAYLRINELEKAEIDIRKALKLDPNNSRDVKLVYKELKAKQKQYTQHEVEIFSTMLSRLA, from the exons ATGGCAGCTTGTAATTCTGATAAAAGTAACAAAGTGAATTTTGAaacagaaattcaagaattaccaGAGACAGTCATTGGGAAAGAAGGCTTGACAAAAAAGATTCTTCAAAAGGGTAATTCTTGGAAGACACCATTACCTGGTGATGAAATCCAAG TTCATTATAGTGTGAAACTAGAAGATGGGGAGATTTTTGATTCTAGCCATGACAAAGGAAAACCTTTTGAATTCAAGCTAGGACAAG GTGAAGTTATTAAAGGATGGGATGAAGGAATTGCTACAATGAAAAGGAGTGAAAGAGCAATATTCATAATTCCACCAAATTTGGCATATGGAGAAACTGGTTCTCCTCCTCTAATTCCTCCCAATTCAACACTTGTTTTTGACATAGAATTGGTCTCTTGGAATTCAGTTAGAGATATCACTGGAGATGGAGGaatattgaagaaaataataaaagaaggtGAAGGGTGGGCTACACCTAAAGATGTAGATGAAGCATTAG TGAAGTATGTAGCAAGCTCTGCGGATGGAAAAACTCTGTCAAGATCTGATGATGGTGTGGAGTTTTCTTTATTGGATg ATTACCTTTGTCCAGCCATGAAGAAATCTGTAAAGACAATGAGAAAAGGAGAAATAGCTGAGTTAACTGTGAAACCAACTT ATTGTTTTGATGGTGTTGAAAATGGAATGCAACCAAATTTGAATTTGAACATTCATCTTGAGCTGATTTCATGGAAAACTGTTGTTGATGTTACTGGAGATAAGAAGGTTCTTAAGAAGTTAATTAAGGTTGGTGAAGGCTATGATCGTCCTAATGAAGGATCCCTTGTAAAAG TGGTTTATATTGGAAAGCTACAAGATGGGACTGTATTTGACAGGAAAGGATCAGATGATGAACCCCTTGAATATGCATGTTTAGAAG GGAAATTCAGTGAGAGTTTAGATAGAGCTATCATGACtatgagaaaaggagaagaagcaATAGTTACAATCAGCTCGGACTATTGTCAAGTAGAAGAAGTATCTACTGCAGACTTTGTGGTTTATGAGATCAAATTGGTTGATTTCAACAAGGTTTATTTTACAAGGAA GAGAAACCATTTTGGAAGATGGACACAAAAGAGAAAATTGAAGCATGTGATAAAACTAAGAACGAAGGAAATGTACTATTCAAAGATGGCAAGTTTCAATGTGCATCAAGGAAGTATGACAAGGAAT GCATTGAAATTCATCCAGTTTGATCACTCGTTCAACGACAATGAAAAGTGCCAATCAAATACTTTGCGATTTTCGTGTTATTTGAATAATGCTGCTTGTAAGTTGAAGATTGCAGATCATCAAGAAGCCTCAAAACTATGTAGCAAG GTTATAGAGTATGATCCTTGCAATGTCAAAGCTCTTTTTAGAAGGGCTCAAGCATACCTGAGAATCAATGAATTGGAAAAGGCTGAAATTGATATTAGGAAAGCTCTTAAACTTGATCCAAACAACAG CAGAGATGTGAAGCTCGTGTACAAGGAGCTGAAGGCTAAGCAGAAGCAATATACACAACATGAGGTTGAAATATTTAGCACCATGCTTTCAAGGTTGGCCTAG
- the LOC107828672 gene encoding 70 kDa peptidyl-prolyl isomerase isoform X4, with protein sequence MAACNSDKSNKVNFETEIQELPETVIGKEGLTKKILQKGNSWKTPLPGDEIQVHYSVKLEDGEIFDSSHDKGKPFEFKLGQGEVIKGWDEGIATMKRSERAIFIIPPNLAYGETGSPPLIPPNSTLVFDIELVSWNSVRDITGDGGILKKIIKEGEGWATPKDVDEALVKYVASSADGKTLSRSDDGVEFSLLDDYLCPAMKKSVKTMRKGEIAELTVKPTYCFDGVENGMQPNLNLNIHLELISWKTVVDVTGDKKVLKKLIKVGEGYDRPNEGSLVKVVYIGKLQDGTVFDRKGSDDEPLEYACLEGKFSESLDRAIMTMRKGEEAIVTISSDYCQVEEVSTADFVVYEIKLVDFNKVYFTRKRNHFGRWTQKRKLKHVIKLRTKEMYYSKMASFNVHQGSMTRNALKFIQFDHSFNDNEKCQSNTLRFSCYLNNAACKLKIADHQEASKLCSKVIEYDPCNVKALFRRAQAYLRINELEKAEIDIRKALKLDPNNRDVKLVYKELKAKQKQYTQHEVEIFSTMLSRLA encoded by the exons ATGGCAGCTTGTAATTCTGATAAAAGTAACAAAGTGAATTTTGAaacagaaattcaagaattaccaGAGACAGTCATTGGGAAAGAAGGCTTGACAAAAAAGATTCTTCAAAAGGGTAATTCTTGGAAGACACCATTACCTGGTGATGAAATCCAAG TTCATTATAGTGTGAAACTAGAAGATGGGGAGATTTTTGATTCTAGCCATGACAAAGGAAAACCTTTTGAATTCAAGCTAGGACAAG GTGAAGTTATTAAAGGATGGGATGAAGGAATTGCTACAATGAAAAGGAGTGAAAGAGCAATATTCATAATTCCACCAAATTTGGCATATGGAGAAACTGGTTCTCCTCCTCTAATTCCTCCCAATTCAACACTTGTTTTTGACATAGAATTGGTCTCTTGGAATTCAGTTAGAGATATCACTGGAGATGGAGGaatattgaagaaaataataaaagaaggtGAAGGGTGGGCTACACCTAAAGATGTAGATGAAGCATTAG TGAAGTATGTAGCAAGCTCTGCGGATGGAAAAACTCTGTCAAGATCTGATGATGGTGTGGAGTTTTCTTTATTGGATg ATTACCTTTGTCCAGCCATGAAGAAATCTGTAAAGACAATGAGAAAAGGAGAAATAGCTGAGTTAACTGTGAAACCAACTT ATTGTTTTGATGGTGTTGAAAATGGAATGCAACCAAATTTGAATTTGAACATTCATCTTGAGCTGATTTCATGGAAAACTGTTGTTGATGTTACTGGAGATAAGAAGGTTCTTAAGAAGTTAATTAAGGTTGGTGAAGGCTATGATCGTCCTAATGAAGGATCCCTTGTAAAAG TGGTTTATATTGGAAAGCTACAAGATGGGACTGTATTTGACAGGAAAGGATCAGATGATGAACCCCTTGAATATGCATGTTTAGAAG GGAAATTCAGTGAGAGTTTAGATAGAGCTATCATGACtatgagaaaaggagaagaagcaATAGTTACAATCAGCTCGGACTATTGTCAAGTAGAAGAAGTATCTACTGCAGACTTTGTGGTTTATGAGATCAAATTGGTTGATTTCAACAAGGTTTATTTTACAAGGAA GAGAAACCATTTTGGAAGATGGACACAAAAGAGAAAATTGAAGCATGTGATAAAACTAAGAACGAAGGAAATGTACTATTCAAAGATGGCAAGTTTCAATGTGCATCAAGGAAGTATGACAAGGAAT GCATTGAAATTCATCCAGTTTGATCACTCGTTCAACGACAATGAAAAGTGCCAATCAAATACTTTGCGATTTTCGTGTTATTTGAATAATGCTGCTTGTAAGTTGAAGATTGCAGATCATCAAGAAGCCTCAAAACTATGTAGCAAG GTTATAGAGTATGATCCTTGCAATGTCAAAGCTCTTTTTAGAAGGGCTCAAGCATACCTGAGAATCAATGAATTGGAAAAGGCTGAAATTGATATTAGGAAAGCTCTTAAACTTGATCCAAACAACAG AGATGTGAAGCTCGTGTACAAGGAGCTGAAGGCTAAGCAGAAGCAATATACACAACATGAGGTTGAAATATTTAGCACCATGCTTTCAAGGTTGGCCTAG